In Ovis aries strain OAR_USU_Benz2616 breed Rambouillet chromosome 17, ARS-UI_Ramb_v3.0, whole genome shotgun sequence, the following proteins share a genomic window:
- the ANKRD50 gene encoding ankyrin repeat domain-containing protein 50 isoform X2: MKPPQQSLYLLVDSVDEGCNITEGEQTSTSLSGTVAELLAGHHEFFPPWLLLLCSARKQSKAVTKMFTGFRKISLDDLRKAYIVKDVQQYILHRLDQEEALRQHLTKETAEMLNQLHIKSSGCFLYLERVLDGVVENFIMLREIRDIPGTLNGLYLWLCQRLFVRKQFAKVQPILNVILAACRPLTITELYHAVWTKNMSLTLEDFQRKLDVLSKLLVDGLGNTKILFHYSFAEWLLDVKHCTQKYLCNAAEGHRMLAMSYTCQAKNLTPLEAQEFALHLINSNLQLETAELALWMIWNGTPVRDSLSTLIPKEQEVLQLLVKAGAHVNSEDDRTSCIVRQALEREDSIRTLLDNGASVNQCDSNGRTLLANAAYSGNLDVVNLLVSRGADLEIEDAHGHTPLTLAARQGHTKVVNCLIGCGANINHTDQDGWTALRSAAWGGHTEVVSALLYAGVKVDCADADSRTALRAAAWGGHEDIVLNLLQHGAEVNKADNEGRTALIAAAYMGHREIVEHLLDHGAEVNHEDVDGRTALSVAALCVPASKGHASVVSLLIDRGAEVDHCDKDGMTPLLVAAYEGHVDVVDLLLEGGADVDHTDNNGRTPLLAAASMGHASVVNTLLFWGAAVDSIDSEGRTVLSIASAQGNVEVVRTLLDRGLDENHRDDAGWTPLHMAAFEGHRLICEALIEQGARTNEIDNDGRIPFILASQEGHYDCVQILLENKSNIDQRGYDGRNALRVAALEGHRDIVELLFSHGADVNYKDADGRPTLYILALENQLTMAEYFLENGANVEASDAEGRTALHVSCWQGHLEMVQVLITYHADVNAADNEKRSALQSAAWQGHVKVVQLLIEHGAVVDHTCNQGATALCIAAQEGHIDVVQVLLEHGADPNHADQFGRTAMRVAAKNGHSQIIKLLEKYGASSLNGCSPSPVHTMEQKPLQSVSSKMQSLTIKSNSSGSTGGGEAQPSLRSLPNGPAHAFSSPSESPDSTVDRQKSSLSNNSLKSSKNSSLRTTSSTATAQTVPIDSFHSLSFTEQIQQHSLPRSRSRQSIVSPSSTTQSLAQSHHSPSSEFEWSQVKPSLKSTKTNKGGKSENSNKSGSAGKKAKQNNSSQPKVLEYEMTQFDKRGPTAKSGTSAPSKPMPADSQCKIMIPSAQPEIGRSQQQFLIHQQSGEQKKRNGIMTNPNYHLQSNQVFLGRVSVPRTIQDRGHQEVLEGYPSSETELSLKQALKLQIEGSDPSFNYKKETPL; encoded by the exons ATGAAGCCACCCCAGCAAAGCCTCTATCTTCTTGTGGATTCTGTGGACGAAGGGTGTAACATTACTGAAGGTGAACAGACGTCCACCAGCTTATCTGGGACTGTGGCAGAGCTTTTGGCTGGTCACCACGAGTTCTTTCCACCGTGGCTATTGCTTCTCTGTTCTGCCCGAAAACAGAGCAAAGCTGTTACTAAGATGTTTACTG GTTTTCGAAAAATAAGTTTAGATGACCTTCGGAAGGCATACATCGTTAAGGATGTTCAGCAGTACATCCTTCATCGTTTAGATCAAGAAGAAGCTTTGCGACAACACCTCACGAAAGAAACTGCAGAGATGTTAAATCAACTGCACATTAAAAGTAGCGGATGCTTTCTTTATCTAGAGCGAGTTCTCGATGGAGTTGTAGaaaattttattatgttgagagaGATTCGTGACATCCCAGGAACTCTAAATGGTCTATATCTCTGGCTGTGTCAAAGACTTTTTGTAAGAAAACAGTTTGCAAAGGTTCAGCCTATCTTGAATGTGATTCTTGCAGCCTGCCGGCCTCTGACCATAACAGAATTATATCATGCAGTATGGACAAAAAATATGTCATTAACCTTGGAAGACTTTCAACGCAAGTTAGATGTCCTCTCCAAACTTCTTGTTGATGGACTTGGAAATACTAAAATACTGTTTCACTACAGTTTTGCAGAGTGGCTCCTGGACGTGAAACACTGCACTCAAAAGTATTTATGCAATGCAGCAGAAGGACACCGAATGCTGGCTATGAGTTATACCTGTCAAGCCAAGAATTTAACACCATTGGAAGCACAAGAATTTGCATTGCACTTAATTAATTCAAACTTACAGTTAGAGACAGCTGAGTTAGCTCTGTGGATGATATGGAATGGCACACCTGTCAGAGACTCCCTGTCTACTTTAATACCCAAGGAACAAGAAGTGCTGCAGCTGTTGGTAAAAGCTGGTGCTCACGTCAACAGCGAAGATGATCGCACATCATGCATCGTCCGGCAGGCCTTAGAAAGAGAGGATTCCATTCGGACATTATTAGACAATGGAGCTTCAGTAAATCAGTGTGATTCAAATGGGAGAACATTACTGGCTAATGCGGCTTACAGTGGCAACCTCGATGTGGTGAATTTACTGGTCTCTAGGGGAGCAGATTTAGAAATAGAAGATGCTCACGGACACACACCGCTTACCCTGGCTGCTCGACAAGGACATACCAAGGTGGTTAATTGTCTGATTGGTTGTGGAGCAAATATTAATCACACCGATCAGGATGGCTGGACAGCATTGAGATCCGCAGCTTGGGGTGGTCACACCGAGGTGGTGTCTGCACTGCTTTATGCTGGCGTAAAAGTGGACTGTGCAGATGCTGACAGCCGAACAGCTCTGAGAGCAGCAGCCTGGGGAGGACATGAGGATATTGTGCTGAACTTGCTCCAGCATGGTGCTGAGGTCAACAAAGCGGACAACGAAGGCCGAACTGCTTTGATAGCAGCTGCCTACATGGGACATAGAGAGATTGTGGAACATCTGTTGGACCACGGAGCAGAAGTGAATCATGAGGATGTCGACGGCAGGACTGCACTGTCTGTGGCTGCACTTTGTGTTCCTGCAAGTAAAGGACATGCATCAGTCGTTAGCCTTCTGATTGACCGAGGTGCTGAAGTGGATCACTGCGATAAAGATGGCATGACGCCCCTGCTGGTCGCTGCCTATGAAGGACATGTCGATGTGGTTGATTTGCTTCTAGAGGGGGGAGCTGATGTCGACCACACGGATAACAATGGGCGTACACCCCTCCTAGCTGCCGCTTCTATGGGTCATGCCTCAGTTGTAAACACGCTTTTGTTTTGGGGTGCCGCTGTGGACAGCATTGACAGTGAAGGGAGAACAGTGCTTAGCATAGCTTCAGCCCAAGGAAATGTTGAAGTAGTCCGTACTCTGCTGGACCGGGGCTTAGATGAAAATCACAGAGATGATGCTGGATGGACACCTTTGCACATGGCAGCTTTTGAAGGCCACAGATTAATATGTGAAGCACTTATTGAACAAGGTGCTAGAACAAATGAGATCGACAACGATGGGCGGATACCTTTCATATTAGCTTCGCAAGAGGGTCATTATGACTGTGTTCAAATATTACTGGAGAATAAATCCAACATTGATCAGAGAGGTTATGATGGAAGAAATGCTCTGCGGGTTGCTGCATTAGAAGGACACCGGGACATTGTTGAACTGCTTTTTAGCCATGGAGCTGATGTTAACTACAAAGATGCTGATGGTAGGCCAACACTTTATATTTTGGCCTTAGAAAATCAGCTTACAATGGCTGAGTATTTTTTGGAAAATGGTGCAAACGTGGAAGCAAGTGATGCTGAAGGCAGGACGGCACTTCATGTCTCGTGCTGGCAAGGCCACTTGGAGATGGTGCAGGTTCTGATCACCTATCACGCTGATGTCAATGCTGCTGACAATGAAAAGCGTTCTGCACTGCAGTCTGCAGCCTGGCAGGGCCACGTAAAAGTGGTGCAGCTTCTCATTGAGCATGGTGCTGTGGTGGACCACACGTGTAATCAGGGCGCCACCGCGCTCTGCATTGCGGCCCAGGAAGGACACATTGACGTCGTGCAGGTTTTATTAGAGCACGGTGCTGATCCAAACCATGCTGATCAATTTGGACGTACTGCTATGCGagttgcagccaaaaatggacaCTCTCAGATAattaaattattagaaaaatacggTGCCTCCAGTTTGAATGGCTGTTCTCCATCTCCTGTTCACACGATGGAGCAAAAGCCTCTACAGTCAGTGTCTTCAAAGATGCAGTCCCTAACCATTAAATCAAACAGCTCGGGCAGCACTGGTGGCGGGGAAGCGCAGCCTTCATTGCGCAGTTTACCAAACGGGCCAGCTCATGCATTCAGTTCTCCTTCAGAATCGCCTGATTCGACAGTTGATCGGCAGAAGTCATCATTGTCAAATAATTCCTTAAAAAGCTCAAAAAATTCATCTTTGAGAACTACTTCATCTACAGCAACGGCTCAAACAGTGCCAATCGACAGCTTCCACAGCTTGTCATTTACAGAACAAATTCAGCAGCACTCGTTGCCGCGCAGTAGAAGTCGCCAGTCGATTGTCTCCCCATCTTCCACAACACAGTCCTTGGCCCAGAGCCATCATTCACCGAGTAGTGAGTTTGAGTGGAGTCAAGTCAAGCCCAGCTTAAAGTCAACGAAAACGAATAAAGGGGGGAAATCAGAAAATTCCAACAAATCTGGGTCAGCTGGGAAAAAAGCTAAACAAAATAATTCTTCACAGCCGAAGGTCTTGGAATATGAAATGACTCAGTTTGATAAAAGAGGACCCACAGCCAAATCTGGGACCAGTGCACCATCTAAGCCGATGCCAGCAGATTCACAGTGTAAAATCATGATTCCTTCAGCTCAGCCAGAAATAGGTCGATCTCAACAGCAGTTCCTTATTCACCAACAAAGTGGGGAACAGAAGAAGAGAAACGGAATAATGACAAATCCAAATTATCATCTGCAGAGCAACCAGGTTTTTCTCGGTAGGGTTTCAGTCCCACGGACAATACAAGACAGAGGGCATCAGGAAGTGTTAGAAGGATACCCTTCCTCGGAGACGGAATTAAGCCTTAAACAAGCTCTGAAGCTTCAGATTGAGGGTTCTGACCCTAGCTTCAACTATAAAAAGGAAACACCATTATAA